The DNA sequence CGTGGACCTGTTCGGTGATGGGGCGGTACTGGATCAGTTCCAGCACGTCGTTGCGAAACACCACGGCGCCTTCGGTCACGCCCAGGCTCTTGCCGACCTCGAAGGCGCCCATGTCGACCTGGCTGGGCATACCGCCGTTGTGCACCAGATCCTTGGCCAAGTGGGACAGGCCGTCCAGCAGGCTCTTGCCGCCGGTTTCGAAGAAGCGCTTGACCGCTGCGGGGTTGGCCGCCGAGTTGGTCGGGGCCATGGCTTCGGTCATCAGGTTGATCACGAAATGCCCGCGGCTGATGTCCTGGGGCGAGAGGCTGCTGTCGTCAATCCAGGCGTGCAGCTCCTTGCGCCACGCCAGGTAGGTTTGCAGATAACGTTTGTAGAGCGGGTTCTGGCTCCACGCCGGGTCGGCGAAGCGACGGTCATCGCTTGAAGGTTGCAGCGCGGATTTGCCGAACAGGACGTTCTTGAGTTCCAAGCCGAAATGGGTGACGTGCTTGACGCTGTGCAGCGGTTGTTTGATGGCCTGGGTCAGCACCATTCGGGCAGAGGCCAGCAGATCTTTTCTGCGCAAGCCGACGACAGGATTCAACCCCAGGGTATTTTCCGAGGCCTGGTACTTCAGGTCATCGTTGTTCTTGTTGCTCATCTACGACGCTCCATTGTCCTTCAGACGAGTACCCGGGCCGTGCCGTAAAGCCACACAGCATTGCCAGGTACGCTGCTCGGGTGACCGTTAATTCCGCATCGAGGCCAATGAGGAAACTTGTGCAAGGAACTCGCAGGTTCCTTTGCAGGGAACTTGCCAGCTCCATTGGTTACCCGAGTTTAATTTTTTTCGCAAGCAGGCCAGTCATTGACGTTGCCGCGCGGGCATTCAAACAGATGAGTCTAGAAAAATCGCCCTAAAGCGCCAGCCCTTGAGTTAGAGCATCAGCTTGACGACGGACTCGCTCGGGTCGCGGGTTTTTCCGGCGGCCTTGAGTTCAGCAAGATAATCGTTCCACAAGTCTTCCTGGCGCACCGCCAACTGGTAGAGATAGTCCCAGGTGAACAGTCCGCTGTCGTGGCCGTCGTCGAAGGTCAGTTTCAGTGCGTACTGGCCGGCCGGCTCGACCTTGCTCAGGCCGACGTTGAGCTTGCCGTATTGCAGGATGGGTTTGCCGTGGCCCTGGACCTCGGCGGAAGGCGAATGCACCCGCAGGAATTCGGCGGGCAGGTGATACTCCTCGTCTGGCGCGTATTTGAGCGTCAGGGTCTTGGAGGCTTTGTGCAGGTTGATGGCGGTGGGGAGTTTGGTCATGGCAGATCGTCCGTTTCGTGACGCCTTGCATGAGCGATCCGTGGCGAGGGAGCTTGCTCCCGCTGGAGGGCGAAGCCCTCCCAAAAGACTCCCGATAATCCGCCGGATAAGCGGCGGCGTCGGGTTTTTGGGGCCGCTTCGCGACCCAGCGGGAGCAAGCTCCCTCGCCACAGGAGCCCGCTCACACAGCGTGTGACCTACAGGATATACCGCGACAGGTCTTCGTTTTGCGCCAATTCACCCAGGTGGCTGTTGACGTACTCGGCGTCGATGAGGATCGGCGCTTCGTTGTGGGCGCTGGCCAGGTCGCCGGCGCTGAAGGACACTTCCTCGAGCAGGCGTTCGAGCAGCGTGTGCAGGCGACGGGCACCGATGTTCTCGGTCTTCTCGTTGACCTGCCAGGCGATCTGCGCCAGGCGCTTGATGCCTTCGGGCGTGAACTCGATGTTCAGGCCTTCGGTCTTGAGCAGCGCGCAATACTGTTCGGTCAAGGAGGCATGGGGTTCGCTCAGGATGCGTTCGAAGTCTTCCGGCGTCAGGGCCTTGAGCTCGACACGAATCGGCAGGCGACCTTGCAGCTCTGGCACCAGGTCACTCGGCTTGCTCAGGTGGAACGCACCGGAGGCAATGAACAGGATGTGGTCGGTCTTGACCATGCCCAGCTTGGTGTTGACGGTGCAGCCTTCGATCAGCGGCAGCAGGTCGCGTTGCACACCTTCGCGGGACACATCGGCGCCGCCGACATTGCCGCGCTTGGCGACCTTGTCGATTTCGTCGATGAATACGATGCCGTGCTGCTCGACCGCTTCCAGGGCCTTGGCCTTCAGTTCTTCTTCGTTGACCAGGCGACTGGCTTCTTCATCGCGGACCAGTTTCAGCGCTTCCTTGACCTTGAGCTTGCGGTTCTTGCGCTTGCCCTTGCCCATGTTGGCGAACAGGCTCTGCAACTGGTTGGTCATTTCTTCCATGCCCGGCGGCGCGGAAATGTCGACGCCGGCGACTTCAGCCACTTCGATCTCGATTTCCTTGTCGTCCAACTGGCCTTCGCGCAGGCGCTTGCGGAACAGCTGGCGGGTGTTGGAATCCTGGGTCGCGGCGGACTCAGCGTTGAAACCCATGCGCGCCGGCGGCAGCAGGGCGTCGAGGATGCGCTCTTCGGCGGCGTCTTCGGCGCGGTGGCGAACCTTGGTGATTTCCTGTTCGCGCAGCAGCTTGATGGCGGCGTCGGCCAGGTCACGGATGATCGACTCGACGTCGCGGCCGACATAGCCGACTTCGGTGAACTTGGTGGCTTCGACCTTGATGAACGGTGCGTTGGCGAGTTTGGCCAGGCGCCGGGCGATCTCGGTTTTACCGACACCGGTCGGGCCGATCATCAGGATGTTCTTAGGGGTCACTTCGACGCGCAGCTCTTCGGGCAGCTGCATCCGACGCCAGCGGTTACGCAGGGCGATGGCGACGGCGCGCTTGGCATCGTCCTGGCCGATGATATGGCGGTTGAGTTCGTGGACGATTTCGCGGGGAGTCATGGACATGGTAATTGACGGTCCTCGAGCAGGAATGAGCCGTGGCGCTGGGCCGGAACAGACTTATTCGTCCTGCTCCTCAATGGTCTGGGTGTGGTTGGTGAAGACACAGATGTCGCCGGCAATGCCCAAGGCAGTCTCGACGATCTCGCGGGCCGACAGGTCAGTCTTTTTCAGCAGGGCGCTGGCTGCAGCCTGGGCATAGGCACCGCCGGAACCCATGGCGATCAGGCCATCCTCGGGCTCAACGACGTCACCGTTGCCGGTGATGATCAGCGAGGCGTCCTTGTTGGCGACCGCGAGCATGGCTTCGAGGCGGCTCAGGGAACGGTCGGTGCGCCATTCCTTGGCCAATTCCACGGCGGCACGCACCAGGTGGCCCTGATGTTTCTCAAGCTGGCCTTCGAAACGCTCGAACAGGGTAAAGGCGTCGGCAGTGGCCCCGGCGAACCCGGCGATGACCTCGCCGTGATACAGGCGGCGGACTTTCTTCGCGTTGCCTTTCATCACGGTGTTGCCCAGTGAAACCTGGCCGTCGCCGCCCATGACGACTTTGCCATGACGGCGGACTGAAACGATGGTGGTCAAGGGAGAGTCTCCACGCAGCGGGGCGAAAATGCCCGGATGGAACTCATATGGGGGTGGCGCGGGTTTTTTCAACTGTGGGGTGCGGGAGGGGATGAGTGGTGCCCCGGGGTTGTCGATCAGGTTTGCGGAAAAGGCATTCACTGTGGCGAGGGAGCTTGCTCCCGCTGGAGCGCGTAGCGGTCCCAAGCTGTTGGGGCTGCTGCGCAGCCCAGCGGGAGCAAGCTCCCTCGCCACAAAAGCCCCACAGCCACGAGTGTCCTTGACGAGATCAGCGGTTCTGGCGTTGTTGTAACAACAGGTTGCTGAAACCGCTGCCGGCCAATTGTTTCTGTGCCTTGGTCAGCTCTTCGCGGTTACTGAACGGGCCGACCAGGACGCGGTACCAGGTTTCGTCCTTCACGGTCCCGGACTCCACCGCCACGGACTGGCCCAGCAGAATGATCTGTGCCCGCACTTTGTCAGCGTCGGCTTCCTTGCGGAACGAGCCGGCCTGGAGGAAGAACTTGGTCACTGGCGCGGCTTTCTGCACAGGCGGTGCCGGTGGCGGTGTGATGCCGGCCAGCGCGGCCTGGGCGCGGGCGGTGTCGATCTTCGCCGCTTCGGCCGGGGTCACTGGCGTGGTCGGCACTTGCGGTGTCGGCAGGGTTTTCTCCGGCACGGCATCGGGCGGCACGATGACTTCCGATTCCGGCAACAGGGTGTAGAAGTCGTACTTCGGCTTCACCGGCTGCGTCGGGCTTGGCGGGGTCTTGTTGGCCTCGGCGATGCGCGTGGCCTTCTGCTGCTCTTGCCGGACGCGCTTGACGTCATCGCCCTGGCCCGGGTCCAGCTTCATCAGAAACACGATGAAAGCGCCGACGGTCAGGCCGATGGCCATCCACAACCAGCCCGGAATCGGCTTCTTGGCCGGGGCCTGGTAACGACTGGCGCCGCGTTTGGGTGCAGGTTTTTTCTTGGCGGCCAACTTACATGCGCTCCAGGGTTTCCAGGCCCAGCAATTCCAAGCCTTGCTTGAGCGTACGTCCGGTCAGCGCGGCGAGGCGCAGGCGGCTCTGCATTTGCTCTGGGGTTTGTGCGTTGAGGATCGGGCAGTTCTCGTAGAAGCTGGA is a window from the Pseudomonas brassicacearum genome containing:
- a CDS encoding gamma-butyrobetaine hydroxylase-like domain-containing protein, producing the protein MTKLPTAINLHKASKTLTLKYAPDEEYHLPAEFLRVHSPSAEVQGHGKPILQYGKLNVGLSKVEPAGQYALKLTFDDGHDSGLFTWDYLYQLAVRQEDLWNDYLAELKAAGKTRDPSESVVKLML
- the hslU gene encoding ATP-dependent protease ATPase subunit HslU, translated to MSMTPREIVHELNRHIIGQDDAKRAVAIALRNRWRRMQLPEELRVEVTPKNILMIGPTGVGKTEIARRLAKLANAPFIKVEATKFTEVGYVGRDVESIIRDLADAAIKLLREQEITKVRHRAEDAAEERILDALLPPARMGFNAESAATQDSNTRQLFRKRLREGQLDDKEIEIEVAEVAGVDISAPPGMEEMTNQLQSLFANMGKGKRKNRKLKVKEALKLVRDEEASRLVNEEELKAKALEAVEQHGIVFIDEIDKVAKRGNVGGADVSREGVQRDLLPLIEGCTVNTKLGMVKTDHILFIASGAFHLSKPSDLVPELQGRLPIRVELKALTPEDFERILSEPHASLTEQYCALLKTEGLNIEFTPEGIKRLAQIAWQVNEKTENIGARRLHTLLERLLEEVSFSAGDLASAHNEAPILIDAEYVNSHLGELAQNEDLSRYIL
- the hslV gene encoding ATP-dependent protease subunit HslV, with translation MTTIVSVRRHGKVVMGGDGQVSLGNTVMKGNAKKVRRLYHGEVIAGFAGATADAFTLFERFEGQLEKHQGHLVRAAVELAKEWRTDRSLSRLEAMLAVANKDASLIITGNGDVVEPEDGLIAMGSGGAYAQAAASALLKKTDLSAREIVETALGIAGDICVFTNHTQTIEEQDE
- a CDS encoding SPOR domain-containing protein, with amino-acid sequence MAAKKKPAPKRGASRYQAPAKKPIPGWLWMAIGLTVGAFIVFLMKLDPGQGDDVKRVRQEQQKATRIAEANKTPPSPTQPVKPKYDFYTLLPESEVIVPPDAVPEKTLPTPQVPTTPVTPAEAAKIDTARAQAALAGITPPPAPPVQKAAPVTKFFLQAGSFRKEADADKVRAQIILLGQSVAVESGTVKDETWYRVLVGPFSNREELTKAQKQLAGSGFSNLLLQQRQNR